GAAATGGTGGCCAAGAAAAACGGCGGCGAAATGGCCCGGTGGAAGTGCATTATCGGTATTGAAGGAATCAAGGCGGGGCTCAGAATCTATATGTTGGGCTCTACACTGTACCAACCGCTGTGCACAACCCCCTACCCCGATAGAGAAGTCACGGGAGAGCTGTTGGAGACCATCTGTAGAGACGAGGGAGAGTTGGACATTGAAAAGGGACTCATGGACCCCCAGTGGAAGATGCCCAGAACCGGACGAACCATTCCGGAAATCGCACCCACAAATGTCGAGGGCTATCTTCTCACCAAGGTGCTGAGATCGGAAGATGTTGATCGGCCGTACAACCTGCTGTCTCGCCTGGACAACTGGGGAGTGGTGGCCGAGTTGCTGTCCATTCTGCGACCCCTCATCTACGCATGCTTGCTTTTCCGACAGCACGTCAACAAGACCGTGCCTGCGTCCACAAAGTCCAAGTTCCCCTTCCTCAACTCCCCTTGGGCCCCCTGGATCATCGGTCTTGTGATTGAAGCATTGTCGCGAAAGATGATGGGATCCTGGTTGCTGCGACAGCGACAGAGCGGCAAGACCCCCACAGCTCTCGACCAGATGGAAGTCAAGGGCCGAACGAACCTGCTGGGATGGTGGTTGTTCCGAGGCGAGTTCTACCAGGCCTACACCCGTCCTCTGCTGTATTCGATTGTGGCTCGACTGGAGAAGATTCCAGGCCTGGGTCTGTTTGGAGCTCTTATTTCCGATTACCTGTATTTGTTCGATCGGTACTACTTCACCGCCTCTACTCTCTAAGCGATTGATGATTGGAAACACACACATGGGTTATATCTAGGTGAGAGTTAGTTGGACAGTTATATATTAAATCAGCTATGCCAACGGTAACTTCATTCATGTCAACGAGGAACCAGTGACTGCAAGTAATATAGAATTTGACCACCTTGCCATTCTCTTGCACTCCTTTACTATATCTCATTTATTTCTTATATACAAATcacttcttcttcccaGCATCGAGCTCGGAAACCTCATGAGCAATAACATCGTGGATCTCGTCAATAGAGGGCTTTTTGGACTCCTTGCTGTTGGCCACCTTGTCCTTGCTGTCTGGCTCATTCTGTTTCAACGCCTTTCGCGCCAGACCATCaaccttgttgagctcTCCGTCAGCAGCCTCGACCAGATCATCAAAACCAGAACCCTTGGCTCGAGTTCGGGCTTCTCGAAGCTTGTCTTTAGCCTCTTCATAATCGCCCTTCTTGATAGCAATCACACCGACTCCATATGTGCATAGAGCCTGGGCCTCCTCGACTTCCTTGGTCCGTCGGACATCGGGCTCAAGAGAAGGaatggccttgagaacACGCTTGTAACATGACTCGGATCGAGCCAGGGCGTTATTACTGCTCGTCTTCATTGTGTCCAGAGGAATCTCGCCGCCTGTGTCAGCTTTGATGGTGGTGCCCTCGTTCTTTTCGGCAGTGTGAACAATCACCTCCAGCTGTTCAGACATGAGGTAGAACATGGAGGCTAGGTTGGCTTGGGCTAACAACAGATCTCCCACTCCACATCCGGAAGCAAGCATGATCTGATAAGTGATTTGCTTCTCTCTGAGAGCAACGTTGGCG
This genomic interval from Yarrowia lipolytica chromosome 1E, complete sequence contains the following:
- a CDS encoding uncharacterized protein (Compare to YALI0E16599g, uniprot|P78980 Yarrowia lipolytica Peroxisomal membrane protein), with product MPPVLVTSPSPTPHTRDIKCKVRVPRLCMHHSNMTSPTRSPPTTPSRNPTMTDKLVKVTQKKKSAPQTWLDSYDKFLVRNAASIGSIESTLRTVSYVLPGRFNDVEIATETLYAVLNVLGLYHDTIIARAVAASPNAAAVYRPSPHNRYTDWFIKNRKGYKYASRAVTFVKFGELVAEMVAKKNGGEMARWKCIIGIEGIKAGLRIYMLGSTLYQPLCTTPYPDREVTGELLETICRDEGELDIEKGLMDPQWKMPRTGRTIPEIAPTNVEGYLLTKVLRSEDVDRPYNLLSRLDNWGVVAELLSILRPLIYACLLFRQHVNKTVPASTKSKFPFLNSPWAPWIIGLVIEALSRKMMGSWLLRQRQSGKTPTALDQMEVKGRTNLLGWWLFRGEFYQAYTRPLLYSIVARLEKIPGLGLFGALISDYLYLFDRYYFTASTL